A genomic window from Lycium barbarum isolate Lr01 chromosome 4, ASM1917538v2, whole genome shotgun sequence includes:
- the LOC132636847 gene encoding mitochondrial-processing peptidase subunit alpha has product MYRYASSRLTSLKARQGNRVLTRLASSAAVATKPSGGLFSWLTGETSSSVTPLDFPLNDVKLSPPLPDYVEPGKTQITTLANGVKVASEASVNPAASIGLYVDCGSIYETPASYGATHLLERMAFKTTLNRSHLRVVREIEAIGGNVTASASREHMIYTYDALKTYVPQMVEMLVDSVRNPAFLDWEVNEQLEKVKAEISEYSKNPQHLLLEAVHSAGYAGPYGNSLMATEATINRLNSTVLEEFVAENYTAPRMVLAASGVDHEEFLKVAEPLLSDLPKVTITEEPKPVYVGGDYRRQADAEMTHFALAFEVPGGWMSEKEAMTLTVLQMLMGGGGSFSAGGPGKGMYSRLYLRVLNQYPQMHAFSAFSSIYNNTGLFGIQATTTSDFGPQAVDVAVKELIAVANPGEVDQVQLDRAKQSTRSAILMNLESRMVASEDIGRQLLTYGERKPVEHFLKAIDAVSAKDIASVVQKLISSPLTMASYGDVIALPSYDAVSSRFRSK; this is encoded by the exons ATGTATAGATACGCTTCCTCTCGCCTCACTTCTCTTAAG GCACGTCAAGGCAACAGGGTCTTGACAAGATTGGCAAGTTCAGCTGCTGTTGCAACCAAGCCATCTGGGGGCCTTTTTAGTTGGCTAACTGGTGAAACGTCGAGTTCAGTGACTCCCTTGGACTTCCCCCTCAATGATGTTAAACTCTCACCGCCATTACCTGATTATGTTGAACCTGGAAAGACCCAGATAACAACTCTCGCCAATGGTGTCAAAGTCGCTTCTGAAGCATCAGTG AACCCTGCGGCGTCGATTGGCCTATATGTTGATTGTGGCTCTATTTACGAGACACCAGCTTCATATGGAGCAACACACCTCTTGGAACGCATGGCCTTCAAAACCACGTTAAACCGGAGCCACTTGCGTGTTGTACGTGAAATTGAAGCAATTGGTGGTAATGTAACAGCTTCAGCTTCACGAGAGCATATGATCTATACTTATGATGCTTTGAAAACTTATGTACCACAAATGGTGGAGATGCTTGTTGATTCTGTTAGAAATCCTGCATTCCTGGATTGGGAAGTTAACGAACAG CTTGAGAAAGTTAAAGCTGAGATTAGTGAGTACTCCAAAAACCCTCAACACTTGCTGTTGGAGGCAGTTCACTCTGCCGGTTATGCTGGTCCATATGGGAATTCTCTGATGGCCACAGAAGCTACAATAAACAGGTTGAACAGCACGGTGCTGGAGGAGTTTGTAGCT GAGAATTATACTGCTCCTCGGATGGTTCTTGCTGCATCTGGTGTTGACCATGAAGAATTCTTAAAAGTTGCAGAACCTCTTCTGTCTGATTTACCAAAGGTGACCATCACTGAGGAGCCGAAACCTGTGTATGTGGGAGGAGATTACCGCCGTCAAGCTGATGCGGAG ATGACTCATTTTGCCCTTGCCTTTGAAGTTCCCGGTGGTTGGATGTCCGAAAAGGAAGCAATGACTTTAACAGTTCTTCAG ATGCTTATGGGAGGAGGTGGATCTTTCTCAGCTGGCGGTCCTGGAAAAGGGATGTACTCAAGATTAT ATCTTCGTGTCTTAAATCAGTACCCGCAGATGCACGCATTCTCTGCATTCAGCAGCATTTATAATAACACCGGATTATTTGGAATTCAAGCAACTACG ACCTCTGATTTTGGGCCTCAAGCTGTTGATGTGGCAGTTAAAGAGCTTATTGCAGTAGCAAATCCTGGTGAAG TTGACCAGGTACAGCTAGACCGTGCTAAACAGTCAACAAGATCTGCCATTCTGATGAACTTGGAATCTCGG ATGGTTGCATCAGAAGATATTGGCAGACAACTTTTGACATATGGAGAGAG GAAACCAGTGGAGCATTTCTTGAAAGCCATTGATGCAGTTTCAGCAAAAGATATTGCTTCCGTTGTGCAGAAGCTTATTTCCTCTCCTCTGACCATGGCATCCTATGGAGATG TTATTGCCCTCCCATCATACGATGCAGTCAGCAGCAGGTTCCGTTCCAAATAA
- the LOC132636848 gene encoding glutathione hydrolase 3, with the protein MEKQILEAPFLDPSPSVFNRKKWSFSLCFLFAFTAITFIGLTHHGGIGVWLIGDVNSRYNGRLQHNADIVESEQAVVAADDGRCSEIGISMLKIGGHAVDAAVATALCLGVVSPVASGIGGGAFMVVRSSSTSEVQAIDMRETAPLAASQNMYDNNGNSKLEGALSMGVPGELAGLHAAWAKNGRLPWKTLFQPAIKLARDGFVVRPYLANKMVEKAKLILKDPGLRKVFAPEGKLLRAGEICHNVELSHSLELIAEQGPEAFYNGEVGEKLVEDVKRAGGILTMDDLRNYRVEIPEAVSFNAMGYTIVGMPPPSSGTLGISLILKILESYSSLNAAAEGSLGLHRLIEAMKHMLGVRMNLGDPDFVNISSTVSDMLSPSFAKEIQRKIFDNTTFPPEYYMPRWSQLLDHGTSHFCIVDADRNAVSMTTTVNYPFGGGVLSPSTGIVLNNEMGDFSTPNEISPDELPPSPANFIQPKKRPLSSMTPIIVLKDNQLAGVIGGSGGLKIILAVVQVFINHFVLGMDPLAAVQSPRVYHELIPNVVLYENWTCIDGDHIQLSDEKKHFLAERGHQLKAKNGGAMCQLIVQNLPNPPLQLGRRSGKEYKDGVFRGMLVAVSDPRKDGRPAAL; encoded by the exons ATGGAGAAGCAGATATTGGAAGCTCCATTCTTGGACCCTTCTCCTTCTGTTTTCAATAGAAAAAAATGGAGTTTTTCTCTTTGCTTTTTATTTGCATTCACTGCCATAACAT TTATAGGTCTTACACACCATGGAGGCATTGGTGTATGGCTAATTGGAGATGTAAATAGTAGATATAATGGAAGACTACAACATAATGCTGATATTGTTGAATCAGAACAAGCAGTTGTTGCTGCTGATGATGGTCGATGCTCAGAAATCGGTATATCCATGCTTAAAATTGGTGGACATGCAGTTGATGCTGCAGTTGCCACAGCCCTTTGTCTTGGAGTAGTTAGTCCAGTGGCTAGTGGAATTGGAGGTGGAGCTTTTATGGTTGTTAGATCTTCATCTACATCAGAAGTTCAAGCAATTGATATGAGGGAAACTGCTCCTTTAGCTGCTTCACAG AACATGTATGATAATAATGGGAACTCCAAGTTAGAGGGAGCATTGTCTATGGGAGTTCCTGGTGAGCTAGCCGGTCTTCACGCAGCTTGGGCGAAAAATGGGAGGTTACCATGGAAGACCCTATTTCAACCAGCCATTAAACTCGCAAGAGACGGTTTCGTGGTTAGACCTTATCTCGCAAACAAAATGGTTGAAAAAGCAAAATTGATACTTAAAGATCCCGGCTTGCGGAAAGTATTTGCACCTGAGGGAAAGCTGTTACGGGCAGGTGAAATTTGCCATAACGTAGAACTTAGCCACAGCTTAGAGCTAATTGCTGAACAAGGTCCGGAAGCTTTTTATAATGGAGAGGTTGGTGAAAAGCTTGTCGAAGATGTGAAGAGAGCAGGTGGAATTTTGACAATGGACGATTTGAGGAATTACAGAGTGGAAATTCCAGAGGCAGTTTCTTTTAATGCTATGGGCTACACCATCGTCGGAATGCCACCTCCATCCAGTGGAACACTCGGGATTTCTCTC ATTCTTAAAATCCTCGAAAGCTATTCGAGCTTAAATGCTGCTGCAGAAGGCTCTTTAGGATTGCATCGACTGATTGAGGCGATGAAACATATGCTTGGAGTTCGAATGAACCTGGGCGATCCTGACTTTGTAAACATCAGTAGTACTGTATCTGACATGCTTTCCCCGTCTTTCGCCAAAGAAATTCAACGAAAGATTTTTGACAATACCACCTTTCCTCCTGAATACTATATGCCCAG GTGGAGTCAGCTACTAGATCATGGAACGAGTCACTTTTGCATTGTGGATGCAGATCGAAATGCTGTATCGATGACTACAACAGTAAATTATCCATTCGGAGGCGGCGTGCTCTCTCCATCAACCGGTATTGTACTCAACAATGAAATGGGAGATTTCTCAACACCTAATGAAATATCCCCTGATGAACTCCCTCCGTCTCCTGCTAATTTTATTCAACCAAAAAAGCGACCATTGTCATCGATGACTCCGATTATCGTTCTCAAG GATAATCAGTTGGCTGGTGTAATTGGTGGTAGTGGAGGCCTAAAAATAATCCTCGCAGTCGTTCAAGTTTTCATCAACCATTTCGTCCTGGGGATGGATCCTTTAGCGGCAGTGCAGAGTCCGAGAGTCTACCACGAG CTAATTCCGAATGTAGTTCTGTATGAGAACTGGACTTGCATCGATGGCGATCACATTCAACTCTCGGATGAGAAAAAACATTTCTTGGCTGAGAGGGGTCACCAACTCAAGGCGAAAAACGGAGGAGCCATGTGCCAGCTAATTGTTCAAAACCTTCCGAATCCGCCCTTACAGTTAGGCAGAAGGAGTGGAAAAGAATATAAAGACGGGGTTTTTCGAGGGATGCTTGTGGCTGTGAGTGATCCTAGGAAAGACGGAAGACCTGCAGCCCTATGA
- the LOC132636846 gene encoding phosphatidylglycerophosphate phosphatase PTPMT2-like, whose product MKIVELDDSWIESDGKCVNTERRVVVGVDAKRALVGAGARILFYPTLLYNVFRNKIQSEFRWWDQIDQFLLLGAVPFPSDVPRLKQLGVGGVITLNEHYETLVPSSLYHAHGIDHLVIPTRDYLFAPSFVDINRAVDFIHRNACSGRTTYVHCKAGRGRSTTVVLCYLVEYKHMTPTAALEFVRSRRPRVLLAPSQWKAVQEFKQQRGASSPLSSDAVLITKADLEGYHCSSDDRRGKELALVPRMARTQPMIARLSCLFASLKVSGGCGPVTRQLTEARAC is encoded by the exons ATGAAGATAGTGGAATTGGATGATTCGTGGATAGAAAGTGATGGAAAGTGTGTGAATACTGAAAGACGGGTTGTCGTTGGGGTTGATGCTAAGAGAGCTTTGGTTGGAGCCGGGGCTCGGATCCTGTTTTACCCGACCCTTTTGTATAATGTTTTCCGCAACAAAATTCAATCGGAGTTCAGATGGTGGGATCAAATTGATCAG TTTCTCCTCCTTGGAGCAGTTCCATTTCCATCAGATGTCCCGCGGTTGAAGCAGCTCGGCGTTGGTGGTGTAATAACACTAAATGAACATTATGAAACTTTGGTACCATCGTCGTTGTACCAT GCCCATGGGATAGATCATCTCGTCATTCCAACTAGAGATTATCTATTTGCACCCTCTTTCGTGGATATAAATCGAGCAGTAGATTTTATTCACA GGAATGCATGCAGTGGCCGGACTACTTATGTGCATTGCAAAGCCGGAAGGGGAAGGAGCACAACCGTTGTGCTTTGCTATTTG GTCgaatataagcacatgactcctaCTGCTGCGCTGGAATTTGTCCGCTCCAGAAGACCTAGAGTTTTGTTGGCTCCTTCTCAATGGAAG GCTGTTCAAGAATTCAAGCAACAGCGAGGGGCATCTTCTCCACTCTCGAGTGATGCTGTGTTGATCACTAAAGCAGATCTTGAAGGGTATCATTGTTCTTCTGATGATCGTCGCGGTAAGGAGCTGGCCCTAGTGCCCCGAATGGCAAGAACACAGCCAATGATAGCTCGATTATCCTGCCTCTTTGCGTCACTGAAAGTATCAGGTGGTTGTGGACCTGTTACCCGGCAACTGACCGAGGCACGTGCCTGCTAA